From the Cyclopterus lumpus isolate fCycLum1 chromosome 25, fCycLum1.pri, whole genome shotgun sequence genome, the window GAGATACTCTCGAAGCACAACTTTCCGTCCACCGCTGAGGCTCGTGAAAAGCTTATATAAGTTacacatatctctctctctcatatatatatatatatatatatttatgtttccaAACGAGTAAAGTGGGTTTTCAGGATCGGAATGGACGGTAAAGTCATTGGACCGGGTCCGTACAGAGCGACCAAGCTGGTGAGTCTGTTGGTAACGTAACTTTTCCGTGCAACGCAACAATGTATCATTAAATGTGTGACGTTCGTTTTGGTGTTAGAACAAGTCTATCGCTACATTCGAGCAGTAAGCAGGCCGACACGGGTACACACTTTAAAGCTCGCCGTAGTCctaaatgtaacttttaatTAGGTGAATTAACGTCTGTTAGCTCACAGTAGCTTTACGTTATTCGAGTAGGGAATTCAGACCTTTCTGTCCTCACGGAAAACGGCACTAAAAGTGCGTTTCTAACAGTCAACAACAGCAACTTGTGAGTGCTCTAACACAACATAGTAACGCAAACACCTGCAACGTGAACCTGACTTAAACGTCAAGTGTATTAATTGAGTCGCGACTACGTTTAAATTCCTCCATTTACGAGAATACTACAAGGTGTTTAACTTACGTTGAGAGTAGTGATGTCACGACGTCCAGCGTTCACCTGTTCGCGTGCATGTCCACGTCCGATTTGAATAATAGTACTGTGTTAATTCAGCCAGCCATGTTTTATAAAGGCTTTTCCTGtaagcctttttatttatttattttccacagcTGACATTTTGACACAGGTGTTACCCTAATAACATTAACGCCAGCTGTGTTACACTGAAAGTGGTCCATTGGCACAATAGCAGGACCCTGCAACCAGAGCAGCCAAATGGATTTCAGCCATCATCCGGTTTATTATGTGCACCTGCTCCTTTCTTACTGTGACATAtcagaatgtaaaaaaacaagaggttTTATGCTCAGCGTCAAGAGAAGCTACTGAAAATAATCAGGGAAGATGAGATGCAGAGTTTACCACTGCGCTTGAaacaaatatgttatttatcTTTTTCCGTGCTAGATTTCTGTCCTAGCTTGTTCTGCTACGCTACAGGATGTGTCCTTTCTAAAACTGCAGTTTATTAAGGTGTATTCTATACAAACAAAGCTTACGAGTACATTGTGAATACATCATTTATGGTATCAAAACTCCCAAAGCCATTTTTTTGTTCCTCTCAGAgaagaaactttaaaaaaaaaaacgattacATACCACCTGCTGCCCCAAAAAGACCAATGAGGTGGAGCAGCACGAAGAGCTGTCTACACGGACAGAACCTTTTTCTGTATCTTGTAATGCTGTCCCTTTTTTATCCCATTAGGCTTGAGGCACGCTTCTtggctttttactttttttttcttcttttttttccaccacgCATAAAGCTCTATTCATAATTCCAACCAGTGGGCATCATTTTCCTCACTTTGTTACTCTCCTGGGATGTAATGGCCTTGTGTCGCCAAATTctatctctgtttttttttcttctacttctATCTTTTGTCTTCCTGCCCATTTGGGAGAACCGATAATACATAACCCCTGCACCATCCAAAACACTAAAAGGGGGACGTAATGTTCTTCACAGCAACCAGAACAATGTTCCATACCGTCTTTTAATATCACTGAAAAATAGGAACGTGTTGAATGCATGAACTGCTGTTATCTGGgccaaatgtatttaatttgctGTCCGTGACAAACGTTCCACAGCATTTGTAGCATAAGATTGTCTCCCTTTGTCACATGTGTTTCCCTTTTTCACGCAGTGGAATGAAACCATTAAACTCTTCCGCGGAGGCATGCCACTGAGAAGGCACTGGGCGCACTTCCGCTACTATGAGTGCAGTTTCACGGGATCCGAGGCGGTGGATTATCTGCACGAGCTGCTGAGGCGCAACTACAACTTTGGGCCCGAGGTGACGCGCTACCAGACTCTGCAGCTGCTCAGGAAGTTCCTCAAGGCCCACGTCGTTGAAGACATCAAAGGACGCCATGGGACCGAGGACTTTGTAGACAACGGGCACCTGTACAGGTAAGACTCGGTCATTCTGTGCTGCGACTCGTGTTCGTTGATAGGCTATTTGGCGTCTGTTTCTTCGGCTGAGCGCAGTGCGGTTGACTTTCTCGCCAGGTTCCCCACCTCGTCCCCGCTGAAGTCTTTTCCAACGAGGCCTCTGTTAAGAGACAGCAGTGACCTTCCTCGACTCATTCGCTGGGACGACTATGAAGAATTGCCTCAGAGGGAAAACATTGCACCCCTGAAGTCATCCGTCATGGTGAGAACGAGGCATTTCGGCTTTTCGCTGCTCTTGCTGTGCTTGGAGTGTGTAAGCTTATGCAAACTTAGCAGAGAGCCAGATGAGATATTTTAAAAATCTACCCGGTTTTAATTACTACTGTGATACGGAATTCTGCGCTTAAGGTTACTGAAAAGGTCAGTTTTAGTTCATGCAATGCTCCTCCGCTTTTAGTTTGTGATCAAACTGCAGCTGTAGTTATTTCTTTGATACTGATACTTCTTCACCTGCTCTGTTATATTGGAggctgtttttaatattttgtccaccacatttatacaaatatagGGGACCAAAAACTGTGGAAAGACCCCCAGTTATAGTATAATGCGTCACTGTGAAAAGTACATTCTGAAGCTGGTAGGATTTCTTTCATAAACATGTATTgtgctgtgtgtctgcattgGATTGGTATCACAGAAGGCTTTCTTATGTTTCTGCTCGCTGACCACTTTCATTCACGTCTCTGTTCCTTTGTGGTCAGACCTCGGATTTGTGGAATAAAAGGCACAGTGTTGCCATCGGGGATGTGAATGAGTGCAAGCTCATACGACGGAAGGAGATCACTCCAAAGCAAGTGGACCACATCTGGAAAACAATGACAGTCGCACAGTATGTAACCCGCTTCTTACATAACTTATTAAACACTCACTGTTCAAGTTGTTTGTATCATGTGGTCAGTGTTGCGTTAGTATGACAACTGGCAACTGCGAGTTAGCGTCATTAGCTACGACGTAACTGCTATTCATTTTGATAATAGTTGGCGTTGTTCTTCAGCTGTGATATGTTTGGAAACGTGACATAAAACGTAGTTATGACCTGTTGAATTGAAAGGCCCAGGGCGACTCTGGGAACGGCTGCTCCTGATGCTTGACGCCAACTCTGTTTTAGTTTACAGAGCGTGCTGGGCCTGCAGTCCTTGGACGGAGTTTTAAACCCCGCGCATGTCAACGGCAAGCACATTGTTCACAATGTGTTCAGCGTAAATAAGACGGGCATCGTCGTGTTGGAGAACAAAGCCGGTAAGATGAATTTGATTcacaatttagaaaaaaaacgttgtgtTGTTGCAACTTTTTATATGTTATGACTCGCCCCTCTCATCTCCAGAGGACATGCCTTATTGGGTGGCTTCAGCAATGAAATGCCTCGCCAATTGTAAGTATTCATTTTAAGCTcacttataataaaaaaaacgtcacCATCTGCTTTGGAACTGGATCTGCAGTGGGTCCAAGTACCGGAAGGGCAAGCGTATAATCTCTTAAATGATTGATGAAGCCTCCGGTCTGTAAGCTAAAGCTTCACGGAAACTTGTTTCAAAGAGTGGGTGCCATATTTTCCAGATGGTTGATGGCTCACTTTGGGTTTAACTGTTTATACATTATGCAAATGTATGTTTGTGCACGTACCCCGTGAAAGCGCCATTTGGGTGTTTATGTGCACATATTCAACATTATTGTGATTAACAGTATATTCTTCTCTCTCAGGGCCTAATGGCAATGAGAGCAAACAGCCACTGTACCCGGGTTTCGAGAGGGATGTTCTGAGAACTGTAGCGGATTATTTTCAGAGGCTCAAAGAACCCCTGCTGACTTTCCATCTCTATGAAGTCTTTGTCAACATCCTCAGTGAGTGCTTCACCATGCGGATCAAAGACTGATATTTCGACACTGCCACAGACTGTTGGTTCTGCATCCAGCCTGTACGTCTGCCCTGAGGATCAggactcttctctcctcgtgTCTCTGCAGGTCTGCTGCACGAGCAGCAAGAAGCCGCAGAGGCTCTTCAAGTCAGCTGCCTCCTGCTGCCGCCGCCCAACCGGAGACGCCTCCAGCTGTTGATGCGTCTCATGGCGCGGGTCTGCCAGAACCCCCACCTGCCGCCACTCAATGACGCCATTGCTACCCGCACACTGGTACACATTCCTTACGGTTATTGCATATCTTTGTACTATGTAAGCAAGACTAGGATTGTTGGGGATAACCCTCACATCAGCATGGACACAGTGTATTGTACCAACAATATCATACACATATAGTAGTCCTGTGATTATTACTTTTAATATTGTGTAAGAACGGTTGTATTTGCCGTAGTTTCCTATATGTTTTGTATTGAATTTTGCAAGGTAAACACAGTCTCCGAGAGAAAAGCTATAGGAAATATCCTCCATGTCCAGAATCCTTGCTTCCTATTGGAGGTGGACAATCTTTGCATCTTAAAAATGTGGATTGGAAGACAGCGTGgtctgtgtttatgtatgtttgtgtatctgAAATCATATTTCTAACCCTCCTCCTGTTGTGGTCTCTGTCTAGATGGTGCAGATGTTCTCTCACTGCGTCCTGGGCTCAGTGGATGAGATGGACTTGGATGAGCTGCTTGCCACCAAACTGGTGATCTTCATGATGGAGCACCACAACACCATCTTCCAAGTTCCTTCCAAGCTGCGTTGCCAGGTCGAGGAGCACCTGTCCCACCTCAAAAGAGTTCAAGTTAGTGCCCGTTACTCTGCTGCCGATTCAGTCATGAAATTGCCAATTTCCAAGCCGTTTGTAGAGATGCATCGTCTTTTTtgttgtacttttcttttcattgtatGTTCATAACAAAACATTGACtaataaatgtctttaaaaatgcCATGGCTCCAGGTTACTGGAGAAATCAAATCCAACTGAAAATCATTTTCAGTATGTCTAACTTTATCCAAAATTGTTTACTTTCCAAATTGCGAGATTTCTGTTTTATGTCTCGCACTAtttctgtttccttttgttGTAAACTGAGATGACGTGAGGATCGGCTGGATTTTGTACCTATACTGAAAGATCATCTTCCTATAACTAGTTAATATATGTTGCTATGGGAGACTCCATGCAATATCAGAATTGATGCCTTTTATTCTCCACTGCTTCAGGAcaaaactttctttctttttttgtcttgatcGCTTTCATGTAGTAAGAGGGGCCCTTCTCCTCTTGTGTTGTGCCTCTGTGCACAGTTGGTTCTTATTGATGTAcgcatatgtttttcttttcttttggcagTCTGTGGTCGACATTGTTCGATTGAGTTTTTTATCTTTTAGCCCAACAGTAGATGCACAAGCTGAGACATCCCACGATGTGAAGAGGACTGAAGACATAATTTCTTCCTCATCGATCGTTGCAAAttagattttaaatgttaacCACCCTTCACACTTAATATCTCGTGTGTCTCATATTTGTCATGTTAATGATTCACATTAGACAGTTCTGGGTAATAAAATGAATCCCATAAACTGTTAATGTCACAGCTATGCTGTATTTACTAGTAAGTCAATACGTTGGCTTATTTGTCTCCAgtttttgtataatatattCAGAATATCACAGTTTGTCACACCAGTGTATTGCTAATTATGTACATTCCTCTGTGTCTCCCACCAGATCAAATACGCAGGTTCAGAAACCGACTTCAGTGCATCTCCAGCTTTCTGTAAACAGATCAGCCGGGTGGAGTGTGAGGAGCGGACGGTGATCGGAACCCAGACCCCTCTGCAGGCGCTGCTGGAAGGCCTGATTGCAGACAAAGAACTCCCCGCCAAGGACAAGAGGAAACGGCTGAAACAGGTTGGGGCTTTACTATTTTGAAAGGTCATGAAGTGTAGATCCTGGGGGAGGGGCCCTCTTTCAAGTCGTGATGGTTGATATTAACCCGCTCTAAAGCAATATCCTGTCAATTTTACTCATCggccatttgtgttttttaagaaaGCGGTTGAACATTCAAAGGCTTGTATTTTAGTATGTTTAGGTGAGTAAAGAGCTGTGACCCCAACATGTGTTTGCTGCGCACATACCGTACAGTAATGGCCTCCCCATTTCAGTTCCAGAGGTCGTACCCAGAAGTCTACCGCAGTCGATTTCCCACCGAGGAGAGCAAAGCTGCCGTCGTGCCTGAGAAAACCCCCCGGCTCAAACCTCACCTCATGTTCTTCAACCTCAAGAAACCCTTCCAGCCCTTTcagaggagctggagcttcAGGGCGTGACCCCCCTCCAGCTGCACCTGGGCACCAGGAGACCAAGAACAATGTGGTCGGTCGCGGTGCCCTGACCGCACTTATGGTCACAAGGAAAGCACTGCTCAACCACCAGAGTGACTTTAAAGGCCAGTA encodes:
- the depdc1b gene encoding DEP domain-containing protein 1B, with the protein product MDGKVIGPGPYRATKLWNETIKLFRGGMPLRRHWAHFRYYECSFTGSEAVDYLHELLRRNYNFGPEVTRYQTLQLLRKFLKAHVVEDIKGRHGTEDFVDNGHLYRFPTSSPLKSFPTRPLLRDSSDLPRLIRWDDYEELPQRENIAPLKSSVMTSDLWNKRHSVAIGDVNECKLIRRKEITPKQVDHIWKTMTVAHLQSVLGLQSLDGVLNPAHVNGKHIVHNVFSVNKTGIVVLENKAEDMPYWVASAMKCLANWPNGNESKQPLYPGFERDVLRTVADYFQRLKEPLLTFHLYEVFVNILSLLHEQQEAAEALQVSCLLLPPPNRRRLQLLMRLMARVCQNPHLPPLNDAIATRTLMVQMFSHCVLGSVDEMDLDELLATKLVIFMMEHHNTIFQVPSKLRCQVEEHLSHLKRVQIKYAGSETDFSASPAFCKQISRVECEERTVIGTQTPLQALLEGLIADKELPAKDKRKRLKQFQRSYPEVYRSRFPTEESKAAVVPEKTPRLKPHLMFFNLKKPFQPFQRSWSFRA